The following are encoded in a window of Castanea sativa cultivar Marrone di Chiusa Pesio chromosome 5, ASM4071231v1 genomic DNA:
- the LOC142633660 gene encoding secreted RxLR effector protein 161-like — MKDCNPVNTPSEFGMKLSKDDGGKKVDNTLYKQIVGSLMYLTATRLDIMYVVSVFSKYIECPTEIHLLPAKRILRYLQGTKEFGLFLKKGEKSDLFGFTDSDYAGDSDDRKSTFGYVFMLGTGAVSWSSKKQPIVTLSTTEAEFVAAIACACQAIWLKKILEELKFKEDGPTLIYCDNSSTIKLSKNPVLHGRSKHIDVKYHFLRDLTNDGVINLVYYRSEDQIADILTKPLKFPAFQKLRELLGVCYSKDFI; from the coding sequence ATGAAGGATTGTAATCCTGTAAATACTCCATCTGAGTTTGGTATGAAGCTAAGCAAGGATGATGGAGGAAAGAAGGTTGATAACACTCTTTACAAGCAAATAGTGGGGAGTTTAATGTATTTGACAGCAACAAGACTTGATATAATGTATGTTGTAAGTGTGTTTAGCAAGTACATAGAATGTCCTACAGAGATTCATCTCTTGCCTGCAAAAAGAATTCTTAGGTACTTGCAAGGTACTAAGGAGTTTGGGCTGTTCTtaaaaaagggagaaaagtCAGATTTGTTTGGCTTTACAGATAGTGATTATGCAGGAGATTCTGATGATCGAAAAAGCACATTTGGGTATGTTTTCATGTTGGGAACAGGAGCTGTTTCATGGTCATCAAAGAAGCAGCCAATAGTCACATTGTCAACCACTGAAGCTGAATTTGTTGCAGCAATAGCTTGTGCTTGTCAAGCTATTTGGTTGAAGAAGATTCTTGAAGAGCTGAAGTTCAAGGAAGATGGGCCTACTCTTATTTACTGTGACAACAGTTCAACAATAAAGCTCTCAAAGAATCCTGTTCTACATGGTCGAAGCAAGCACATAGATGTGAAGTATCATTTCTTGAGGGATCTCACGAACGATGGAGTTATTAATCTAGTTTACTACAGAAGTGAAGATCAGATTGCTGATATTCTAACAAAGCCTCTTAAATTTCCAGCATTTCAGAAGCTCAGGGAGCTACTTGGTGTTTGCTATTCAAAGGACTTTATCTGA